A stretch of the Lineus longissimus chromosome 12, tnLinLong1.2, whole genome shotgun sequence genome encodes the following:
- the LOC135496831 gene encoding RNA polymerase II subunit A C-terminal domain phosphatase SSU72-like — MSDLTIAVCCSSNMNRSMEAHQFLSKRGFNVKSYGSGNQVKLPGQAPDKPNIYDFNTTYEEMYRDLLRKDSNFYTQNGLLHMLDRNLRIKEKPQRFQGCNDKFDIVITCEERVFDQVVEDLESRSKDGTASHVLNINILDNQEEATLGAIDICQLCTRLQDADDLDDEIDEIIHEFELESKREILHTIYFYSD; from the exons ATGTCCGACTTGACAATTGCCGTCTGTTGTTCGAGCAACATGAATCGCAGTATGGAAGCCCATCAGTTCCTCAG CAAACGAGGGTTTAATGTGAAGTCGTATGGGTCAGGCAACCAGGTCAAGCTGCCCGGACAGGCACCTGACAAGCCAAACATCTATGACTTCAACACCACATATGAGGAAATGTACAGGGACCTTTTGAGGAAGGACTCAAATTT CTATACACAAAATGGTTTACTCCACATGTTAGATAGAAATCTCCGcatcaaagaaaagccgcagaGGTTCCAGGGATGTAATGACAagttcgacatcgtgatcacATGCGAGGAGAGAGTATTTGATCAAGTTGTAGAAG ATTTGGAGAGTCGAAGCAAGGATGGCACAGCTTCACATGTCCTGAACATAAACATTCTTGACAACCAAGAGGAGGCGACGTTGGGTGCTATAGATATCTGCCAATTATGTACAAGG TTACAAGATGCTGATGATTTAGACGATGAAATTGATGAGATTATCCATGAGTTTGAGTTAGAATCAAAACGAGAAATACTACACACGATATATTTTTATTCGGACTGA
- the LOC135496870 gene encoding sialin-like isoform X3 — translation MTDEDLKEQKEQVPTWCSCRFMMAYVGFFGFLFLYALRFDLSVAIVCMVRSPVVNETEGTSMVSFLMNSTDTPVSNEPVCEVEAKDTGNGTAKQMGDFEWTRPQVGYALGSFFWGYILTQVPGGWIAGYFGGKRVFGIGMLITAIATMILPSVAKTTYGFQLTLFMRIIMGMGTGVAFPSMHNLWSKWAPPLERTKLIAFTYAGTMIGNITAFFLSGILCEYAGWPSIFYLFGGGTFVWLVFWWFLVFDSPNEHPRISALEKDFVTKAIGKSVQKKTLKIPWKKILTSLPIWSIVVAHVCNNWGNYTLMTCLPSYMKDVLKFDMKSNGLFSALPYMGMFVTAIGGSALVDYIRTKGASTTIVRKVVQGIAFGFPCVFLIGLGFLDCTQKYLAVGLVVIAVTFNAMCRSGYIVNHVDIAPRYAGILFGFTNTFATVPGMVAPLAVGQITVNKTREEWQIVFYICAGFYGVGAIFYSLFGTGVEQSWATSDEDKKADLEGADDNEADDGQVTVPLNAVGSADKTANGETDTKV, via the exons atgacagacgaagatttAAAGGAGCAAAAAGAACAAG TACCAACATGGTGCTCCTGTCGGTTCATGATGGCCTATGTTGGCTTCTTCGGCTTCCTGTTCCTCTACGCCCTGAGGTTCGATCTCTCCGTGGCCATCGTGTGCATGGTGCGGTCGCCAGTGGTCAATGAGACTGAAGGGACCAGTATGGTATCTTTCCTCATGAATTCAACTGACACCCCAGTGTCGAATGAACCTGTATGTGAGGTGGAGGCGAAAGATACAGGGAATGGTACTGCCAAACAG ATGGGTGATTTCGAATGGACAAGACCCCAGGTTGGCTACGCCCTTGGATCCTTCTTCTGGGGTTACATTCTCACCCAGGTTCCTggtggatggattgcaggataCTTCGGAGGCAAACGTGTCTTTGGGATTGGTATGCTGATAACAGCCATTGCAACGATGATTCTGCCAAGTGTTGCGAAGACGACGTACGGTTTTCAGTTGACGCTCTTCATGAGAATTATCATGGGGATGGGAACA GGCGTCGCATTCCCGTCGATGCATAATCTCTGGTCCAAGTGGGCACCGCCACTTGAGCGGACCAAACTCATTGCTTTTACCTATGCCG GGACAATGATTGGCAATATCACTGCCTTCTTCTTGTCTGGTATACTCTGTGAATATGCTGGATGGCCGTCGATATTCTACCTCTTTG GTGGCGGCACCTTTGTCTGGCTTGTGTTCTGGTGGTTCCTTGTGTTTGACAGCCCGAATGAACATCCCAGGATATCAGCCCTTGAGAAGGACTTTGTAACGAAGGCCATTGGAAAGTCAGTGCAAAAGAAG ACTTTGAAAATCCCATGGAAAAAGATCTTGACGTCCCTCCCCATCTGGTCTATCGTTGTGGCCCACGTTTGTAATAACTGGGGTAACTACACCCTGATGACGTGTCTACCGTCCTACATGAAGGATGTCCTCAAGTTCGACATGAAATCA aacGGTCTCTTCTCTGCTCTGCCGTACATGGGCATGTTTGTTACAGCGATTGGTGGCAGTGCTCTCGTAGACTACATAAGAACGAAAGGCGCTAGTACTACCATAGTGAGGAAAGTCGTGCAGGGAATCG CTTTCGGATTTCCATGCGTCTTTCTCATTGGCCTTGGATTCCTGGATTGTACCCAGAAATACCTGGCGGTGGGCCTCGTGGTCATTGCTGTCACGTTCAATGCCATGTGCCGGTCTGGCTACATCGTCAACCATGTTGATATTGCACCCAG GTATGCTGGTATCCTGTTTGGGTTTACAAACACCTTCGCGACAGTCCCGGGAATGGTGGCACCTCTTGCTGTCGGGCAAATCACTGTCAAC aaaaccCGCGAAGAGTGGCAGATCGTTTTCTACATCTGCGCAGGTTTCTATGGTGTTGGTGCCATCTTCTATTCCCTATTTGGCACTGGCGTGGAGCAGTCGTGGGCCACGAGCGACGAGGACAAGAAGGCCGACCTCGAGGGGGCTGATGATAACGAAGCGGATGATGGCCAAGTCACCGTACCCCTTAACGCTGTCGGCAGTGCTGATAAGACAGCTAATGGTGAAACAGACACAAAGGTTTAA
- the LOC135496870 gene encoding sialin-like isoform X2, with protein sequence MDCCKPSKKFEVNEAKDVPTWCSCRFMMAYVGFFGFLFLYALRFDLSVAIVCMVRSPVVNETEGTSMVSFLMNSTDTPVSNEPVCEVEAKDTGNGTAKQMGDFEWTRPQVGYALGSFFWGYILTQVPGGWIAGYFGGKRVFGIGMLITAIATMILPSVAKTTYGFQLTLFMRIIMGMGTGVAFPSMHNLWSKWAPPLERTKLIAFTYAGTMIGNITAFFLSGILCEYAGWPSIFYLFGGGTFVWLVFWWFLVFDSPNEHPRISALEKDFVTKAIGKSVQKKTLKIPWKKILTSLPIWSIVVAHVCNNWGNYTLMTCLPSYMKDVLKFDMKSNGLFSALPYMGMFVTAIGGSALVDYIRTKGASTTIVRKVVQGIAFGFPCVFLIGLGFLDCTQKYLAVGLVVIAVTFNAMCRSGYIVNHVDIAPRYAGILFGFTNTFATVPGMVAPLAVGQITVNKTREEWQIVFYICAGFYGVGAIFYSLFGTGVEQSWATSDEDKKADLEGADDNEADDGQVTVPLNAVGSADKTANGETDTKV encoded by the exons ATGGATTGTTGCAAACCCTCGAAAAAATTTGAGGTGAACGAAGCAAAAGATG TACCAACATGGTGCTCCTGTCGGTTCATGATGGCCTATGTTGGCTTCTTCGGCTTCCTGTTCCTCTACGCCCTGAGGTTCGATCTCTCCGTGGCCATCGTGTGCATGGTGCGGTCGCCAGTGGTCAATGAGACTGAAGGGACCAGTATGGTATCTTTCCTCATGAATTCAACTGACACCCCAGTGTCGAATGAACCTGTATGTGAGGTGGAGGCGAAAGATACAGGGAATGGTACTGCCAAACAG ATGGGTGATTTCGAATGGACAAGACCCCAGGTTGGCTACGCCCTTGGATCCTTCTTCTGGGGTTACATTCTCACCCAGGTTCCTggtggatggattgcaggataCTTCGGAGGCAAACGTGTCTTTGGGATTGGTATGCTGATAACAGCCATTGCAACGATGATTCTGCCAAGTGTTGCGAAGACGACGTACGGTTTTCAGTTGACGCTCTTCATGAGAATTATCATGGGGATGGGAACA GGCGTCGCATTCCCGTCGATGCATAATCTCTGGTCCAAGTGGGCACCGCCACTTGAGCGGACCAAACTCATTGCTTTTACCTATGCCG GGACAATGATTGGCAATATCACTGCCTTCTTCTTGTCTGGTATACTCTGTGAATATGCTGGATGGCCGTCGATATTCTACCTCTTTG GTGGCGGCACCTTTGTCTGGCTTGTGTTCTGGTGGTTCCTTGTGTTTGACAGCCCGAATGAACATCCCAGGATATCAGCCCTTGAGAAGGACTTTGTAACGAAGGCCATTGGAAAGTCAGTGCAAAAGAAG ACTTTGAAAATCCCATGGAAAAAGATCTTGACGTCCCTCCCCATCTGGTCTATCGTTGTGGCCCACGTTTGTAATAACTGGGGTAACTACACCCTGATGACGTGTCTACCGTCCTACATGAAGGATGTCCTCAAGTTCGACATGAAATCA aacGGTCTCTTCTCTGCTCTGCCGTACATGGGCATGTTTGTTACAGCGATTGGTGGCAGTGCTCTCGTAGACTACATAAGAACGAAAGGCGCTAGTACTACCATAGTGAGGAAAGTCGTGCAGGGAATCG CTTTCGGATTTCCATGCGTCTTTCTCATTGGCCTTGGATTCCTGGATTGTACCCAGAAATACCTGGCGGTGGGCCTCGTGGTCATTGCTGTCACGTTCAATGCCATGTGCCGGTCTGGCTACATCGTCAACCATGTTGATATTGCACCCAG GTATGCTGGTATCCTGTTTGGGTTTACAAACACCTTCGCGACAGTCCCGGGAATGGTGGCACCTCTTGCTGTCGGGCAAATCACTGTCAAC aaaaccCGCGAAGAGTGGCAGATCGTTTTCTACATCTGCGCAGGTTTCTATGGTGTTGGTGCCATCTTCTATTCCCTATTTGGCACTGGCGTGGAGCAGTCGTGGGCCACGAGCGACGAGGACAAGAAGGCCGACCTCGAGGGGGCTGATGATAACGAAGCGGATGATGGCCAAGTCACCGTACCCCTTAACGCTGTCGGCAGTGCTGATAAGACAGCTAATGGTGAAACAGACACAAAGGTTTAA
- the LOC135496870 gene encoding sialin-like isoform X1: MGRPGDCCERVRDTLCGRRYTVALERDVYKEGMKVPTWCSCRFMMAYVGFFGFLFLYALRFDLSVAIVCMVRSPVVNETEGTSMVSFLMNSTDTPVSNEPVCEVEAKDTGNGTAKQMGDFEWTRPQVGYALGSFFWGYILTQVPGGWIAGYFGGKRVFGIGMLITAIATMILPSVAKTTYGFQLTLFMRIIMGMGTGVAFPSMHNLWSKWAPPLERTKLIAFTYAGTMIGNITAFFLSGILCEYAGWPSIFYLFGGGTFVWLVFWWFLVFDSPNEHPRISALEKDFVTKAIGKSVQKKTLKIPWKKILTSLPIWSIVVAHVCNNWGNYTLMTCLPSYMKDVLKFDMKSNGLFSALPYMGMFVTAIGGSALVDYIRTKGASTTIVRKVVQGIAFGFPCVFLIGLGFLDCTQKYLAVGLVVIAVTFNAMCRSGYIVNHVDIAPRYAGILFGFTNTFATVPGMVAPLAVGQITVNKTREEWQIVFYICAGFYGVGAIFYSLFGTGVEQSWATSDEDKKADLEGADDNEADDGQVTVPLNAVGSADKTANGETDTKV; the protein is encoded by the exons ATGGGTAGGCCAGGGGATTGTTGCGAAAGAGTCAGGGACACTTTGTGCGGTAGGAGGTATACCGTGGCTTTGGAACGGGATGTTTATAAGGAAGGCATGAAAG TACCAACATGGTGCTCCTGTCGGTTCATGATGGCCTATGTTGGCTTCTTCGGCTTCCTGTTCCTCTACGCCCTGAGGTTCGATCTCTCCGTGGCCATCGTGTGCATGGTGCGGTCGCCAGTGGTCAATGAGACTGAAGGGACCAGTATGGTATCTTTCCTCATGAATTCAACTGACACCCCAGTGTCGAATGAACCTGTATGTGAGGTGGAGGCGAAAGATACAGGGAATGGTACTGCCAAACAG ATGGGTGATTTCGAATGGACAAGACCCCAGGTTGGCTACGCCCTTGGATCCTTCTTCTGGGGTTACATTCTCACCCAGGTTCCTggtggatggattgcaggataCTTCGGAGGCAAACGTGTCTTTGGGATTGGTATGCTGATAACAGCCATTGCAACGATGATTCTGCCAAGTGTTGCGAAGACGACGTACGGTTTTCAGTTGACGCTCTTCATGAGAATTATCATGGGGATGGGAACA GGCGTCGCATTCCCGTCGATGCATAATCTCTGGTCCAAGTGGGCACCGCCACTTGAGCGGACCAAACTCATTGCTTTTACCTATGCCG GGACAATGATTGGCAATATCACTGCCTTCTTCTTGTCTGGTATACTCTGTGAATATGCTGGATGGCCGTCGATATTCTACCTCTTTG GTGGCGGCACCTTTGTCTGGCTTGTGTTCTGGTGGTTCCTTGTGTTTGACAGCCCGAATGAACATCCCAGGATATCAGCCCTTGAGAAGGACTTTGTAACGAAGGCCATTGGAAAGTCAGTGCAAAAGAAG ACTTTGAAAATCCCATGGAAAAAGATCTTGACGTCCCTCCCCATCTGGTCTATCGTTGTGGCCCACGTTTGTAATAACTGGGGTAACTACACCCTGATGACGTGTCTACCGTCCTACATGAAGGATGTCCTCAAGTTCGACATGAAATCA aacGGTCTCTTCTCTGCTCTGCCGTACATGGGCATGTTTGTTACAGCGATTGGTGGCAGTGCTCTCGTAGACTACATAAGAACGAAAGGCGCTAGTACTACCATAGTGAGGAAAGTCGTGCAGGGAATCG CTTTCGGATTTCCATGCGTCTTTCTCATTGGCCTTGGATTCCTGGATTGTACCCAGAAATACCTGGCGGTGGGCCTCGTGGTCATTGCTGTCACGTTCAATGCCATGTGCCGGTCTGGCTACATCGTCAACCATGTTGATATTGCACCCAG GTATGCTGGTATCCTGTTTGGGTTTACAAACACCTTCGCGACAGTCCCGGGAATGGTGGCACCTCTTGCTGTCGGGCAAATCACTGTCAAC aaaaccCGCGAAGAGTGGCAGATCGTTTTCTACATCTGCGCAGGTTTCTATGGTGTTGGTGCCATCTTCTATTCCCTATTTGGCACTGGCGTGGAGCAGTCGTGGGCCACGAGCGACGAGGACAAGAAGGCCGACCTCGAGGGGGCTGATGATAACGAAGCGGATGATGGCCAAGTCACCGTACCCCTTAACGCTGTCGGCAGTGCTGATAAGACAGCTAATGGTGAAACAGACACAAAGGTTTAA
- the LOC135496479 gene encoding something about silencing protein 10-like produces the protein MGRSKGKRLRPAAPVYDSDDERTYKDEKIPDKEDDSYFYDDVDEFHATRDKILLDKGASLPQHHESSSEEEIMAIESEDSDDDDEDLTEYERQLSKFRIQKMDDEMGSDLEGKGGNDDLPDDRAWGKVKHKFYGADVDEDDADFSGSEPGDAELEEEEVRAIQKRMAEQLDDQDFGLDILRPVDVTSKSDEIKEKEKIKKDLSKLSKKEKLQLLKKESPELLDLIADYKLRMIELKDRLLPVQELVKNGILPKGKAAEYVETKFRLILSYCVNISFYLMLKAKQTPVHNHPVIGRLVQYRNLLKQLEPIDNQLSEEMDLILEKLQSGEVITMETQKVDKKKKRDKKKLTKKEKRKLSELLADEEGLSGDDKKAKKKAKKLEGKFETRDEREALEYYEMMKLGRKVEEEMLEEGQPGENDGDRPAGNEGEEGYGDGENEEMGKRAIGYQIEKNKGLTPHRKKELRNPRVKHRMKYRKAKIRRKGQIREVRTEMSRYGGELSGIRAGIKRSVRLK, from the exons ATGGGTCGATCAAAGGG GAAAAGATTGAGGCCTGCTGCCCCTGTGTATGATTCTGATGACGAACGAACCTACAAGGATGAAAAAATCCCTGATAAAGAAGATGACAGCTATTTCTATGATGATGTGGATGAGTTCCATGCAACCAGAGACAAAATTCTACTGGATAAGGGAGCAAGTTTGCCACAGCACCATGAATCATCTTCTGAG GAAGAAATTATGGCTATTGAATCTGAGGACtcagatgatgacgatgaggacttGACCGAATATGAACGCCAGCTATCTAAGTTCCGCATACAAAAAATGGATGACGAAATGGGAAGTGACTTGGAAGGAAAGGGAGGAAATGATG ATCTTCCAGATGATAGAGCTTGGGGGAAGGTGAAGCATAAGTTTTATGGAGCTGATGTGGATGAGGATGATGCAG ATTTCAGTGGTTCTGAGCCTGGTGATGCTGAACTTGAGGAAGAAGAAGTCCGAGCTATTCAGAAACGCATGGCAGAGCAGCTGGACGATCAGGACTTCGGATTAGATATCTTAAGG CCTGTTGatgtgacatcaaaatcagatgaaattaaagaaaaggAGAAGATCAAAAAAGATTTGTCAAAACTATCCAAGAAAGAGAAACTGCAG CTGCTCAAGAAGGAATCCCCAGAGTTGCTGGACCTGATAGCTGACTACAAGTTAAGGATGATAGAGCTGAAAGACCGGCTCCTTCCTGTGCAAGAGTTGGTAAAGAATGGCATCCTACCGAAAGGAAAAGCTGCAGAATACGTGGAGACCAAGTTCAGACTTATCCTCAGCTACTGTGTCAACATCAGCTTCTACTTGATGCTGAAGGCCAAACAGACACCCGTCCATAACCACCCAGTCATCGGTCGGCTGGTTCAGTATAGGAAT CTCCTCAAACAACTTGAGCCTATCGATAACCAGCTCAGTGAGGAGATGGATCTCATCCTTGAGAAGCTCCAGAGTGGGGAAGTGATAACTATGGAGACACAGAAGGtagacaagaaaaagaagagggaCAAGAAGAAATTGACCaagaaggagaagaggaagtTGTCAGAGTTGTTGGCTGATGAAGAGGGGTTGAGTGGTGATGATAAAAAGGCAAAG AAGAAGGCCAAGAAATTGGAAGGAAAGTTTGAGACAAGAGATGAGAGGGAGGCGTTGGAGTATTACGAGATGATGAAGTTGGGGCGTAAGGTGGAGGAAGAGATGTTGGAGGAAGGCCAGCCAGGCGAAAATGATGG GGATCGACCGGCTGGCAATGAAGGGGAAGAAGGCTACGGCGATGGAGAAAATGAAGAGATGGGTAAACGTGCTATTGGTTACCAGATCGAGAAGAATAAGGGTCTGACTCCCCACAGGAAGAAAGAGCTCAGGAACCCGAGGGTTAAACACAGGATGAAATACAGAAAGGCCAAGATCAGGAGGAAGGGACAG ATACGTGAGGTGCGTACTGAGATGTCACGGTATGGTGGAGAGTTGTCTGGTATACGTGCTGGAATCAAAAGAAGTGTTCGACTCAAATAG